In the Cellvibrio sp. KY-GH-1 genome, TTAGCCAGTGCGGTGATGTAGGTGGGTTGATTGATTACTATTTCCTGGATGTTTTCCAAATTTGCCGATTTCAAAAATAATTGCCAGTCAAATCCAGGGGTCAGCTTATTTAATTCGGCTACATTCAGTTTATTGTAAAGTGCGTTACGATCGCGATTCTGTACACGTGACCATTGTAGTGCAGCGATTTTCTTCTCTAGTGCAACGATATTGGCGGCCGCGTTTTCGGGGTTACTCAAACCTGCCAGTTTCCATAATTGGGCGATATAAGTTTGATACTTGCCGAGCAATTCAAGCGACTTCTCATCGGTTTTCAAATAGTAATCGCGGTCAGGTAATCCCAGTCCTGACTGATAGGCGGCTGTAATATATTGCTCGGAATTTTTATCATCCTGATCGATATAAAGTTCAAAGGGTACACCAACACCAAATTGCTGCCATTCAGCCCAAAGTTTGGTCAGATCCGCTTGGGTGTGTATTTGTTCAATACGTTTCAGGTCGACATACAATGGCTTTATGCCCAATGATTCAACGGTTTTTTCATCAAGAAAAGATTTATAGAAGTCTGCAATTTTTTGTTCGTCTGAGTTTTTTGGAAATGGCGTCCTCGCAAGCTCTTGCATTAATGCCAAAACTTGCTTTTCTGCGCTCTCCCGCAGTTCATCAAAGCTTCCCCAGCGAGCCTTGTCACCGGGAATTTGCGTGTTGTTGACCCAGGTTCCATTGGCGTAGCGGAAAAAATCCTGCTGTGGTTTGACGGTGTTGTCCATGTTAGCCAATTCAATACCAGATGCTAACGCCCCTTTGGTGTGGGGTATATTCTGGTCTGAATAATCGCTTTTGGAACAGGACGCAAGCGTCAACGACAATGCAATTCCACTTGCGATATAGGTAAATTTTTTCATGCAAATTTCCCGATAACATTTTGTTGATGAAAGATTGCCCGAAGTCGCTATGCTATAGCGGTGCTGCGTATGAAAAATTCTTACGATAAAAATTAGTACAGGACACGTCTGAACATACCAATTGCCATTTGATAGCCAAGCAACTGCAATTCCGCGTCGTATCGGTCACCTTCGTCGCGCATAAAGGCGTGTACGCCATTAAATTCATGCCAAGTGAAATTCACTTTCTTCTCGACCAGGTTTTGGTAAACGCGCGCCCGGCCCTCAGCGGGAATGTGCGGGTCTTGTTTGCCCCAAATCATTTGCAATTCACCTTTAATTTCACCGGTGCGGGTGAGGCTTTCATTGCCGGTTTGGGATGGTGTAAGTCCTGAATGAATGTCTGTTGCATAAAAACAGCTGGTAGCAGAAATTTCAGGGTGAATAGCTGCCCGGTAGGCCAAACCGCCACCCAAACAGAAACCCATGGCACCAATCTTTCCCGAGCAATAATCCAACCTGTGCAAATAATCCACCATGGTTTGTGTGTCTGAGTCGTGCGCTTCCAGATATTTAGCAACCTTGTCGGCATTCCCTTTATCCCGGCCTGCGTCATCATAGCCGAGCACTGTTCCTATCGGGTTTAGCTCATGGAATACTTCAGGCACTATCACTACGAAACCGTGCCCGGCCATAATTTGTGCACTGCGGCGAATAGGTGAGGTTTGTTGGAAAATTTCGGAGTAGAGAATAATGGCGGGGAATTTTTTACCAGCGGTTTCGGCGCTGTCTTTGGGGTGGTAGACATAACACCGCATGGTTCCCGTTGGCGTTTCCAAATCTACTTGATGATTTTGAATTAACATTTTTCTCTCCGCAGTGTTTATACGTGTGGGGTTAGATCTGGCTGACCAAAATATTGTTCCAATGTATCCATCAGAATTTTAACTTTTCCAATAGACTCTCGATATTCCTGCTCGGTTTCCGAGTCGGCAACTATACCGCCGCCGCCCCAGCAATAAACTTTCTGGTGATCACACACCAGGGTGCGTATCGCAATGCTGGTATCCAATTGTCCATCGACACTTATGTAGCCAAGGCTTCCGCAGTAAACCGAGCGACGCGTCGGTTCTAGCTCCTCGATAATCTCCATCGCGCGAATTTTAGGGGCACCAGTAATGCTGCCCCCGGGAAACGCATCGCGCAATACGTCAATAGCGCAGGTGCTTGGGGCTAATTGACCGGTAATCGTGCTGACCAGATGGTGGACATTGGCAAAGGACTGCAATTCAAACAGTGCCGGAACACTTACACTGACGCAATGTTTGCTCAGGTCGTTGCGCAGCAAATCGACAATCATCACGTTTTCCGCGCGATTTTTTTCGCTGGTTTGCAGCCATTTTGCGTTCGCTTGATCCTCGTCTGCTGTCTTACCGCGCTTGATTGTTCCTTTAATTGGTTTGGTTTCGACAGCAGATCCTCTGACCTCAATAAAGCGTTCCGGTGACAAACTGAGCAGTGCTTGTTCCGTCAGTTGGATAAATCCGGAAAAGGGAGAGGGCAAAATTGCACGCAGGGCAAGGTAGGCAAACCAAGGGTCACCCTGGAATTCTGCTTCAAATCTCTGCGCAAAATTTACCTGATAGCAGTCGCCCGCCAGAATATAGTCATGGATTCTGGCGAGCGCCGAGTGGTATTCATTTACTTTAAGATTGTTATTGAACTTACTGATTTTAAAGGGCTTCTCAGAGTGATTCAGAAATGACTTCAAGTCGTGGAACACGTCAGGATCTGGGGTTTTAGCGAGAAGTTGTTCGATTTCCAAAAAGTTATAAGCCCCGGGAAGCGCATGGCTGAGGTGTTCATTTATTACCAGCCAGCTCTGTTTATTGCCGTGGTCCTGCACCAGAGCCCAGGGATAAATCCCGACTTGCATATCCGCAAGGCCGATATCTGCCTCTGCGTAAGCGGGGATTTTTTCCAGGCGACGTCCCAGGTCATAGCCAAAATATCCCAGGGCACCGCCAATAAATGGCAGTGGCTCAGTCTTGGTCTGTTGCTGACTACAGGTGGGCAAATATTGCTTGATCAGTGCAAAAGGGTCCTCGGGGGACTGCTTTTGGTCGCCATCATTGCAATGGATGTAGGTGTACTCGCCCTGAGTTTCCAGCCAGCATTGTGGGGCGGCGCTGATAATATCGTAGCGACCATAGTGACTGCCCGGGTGGCCGGAATCCAGCCAAACGGCGCGCGGCAAGTGGCGCACCTGCATAAACCAGAGGGCAG is a window encoding:
- a CDS encoding dienelactone hydrolase family protein; its protein translation is MLIQNHQVDLETPTGTMRCYVYHPKDSAETAGKKFPAIILYSEIFQQTSPIRRSAQIMAGHGFVVIVPEVFHELNPIGTVLGYDDAGRDKGNADKVAKYLEAHDSDTQTMVDYLHRLDYCSGKIGAMGFCLGGGLAYRAAIHPEISATSCFYATDIHSGLTPSQTGNESLTRTGEIKGELQMIWGKQDPHIPAEGRARVYQNLVEKKVNFTWHEFNGVHAFMRDEGDRYDAELQLLGYQMAIGMFRRVLY
- the pabB gene encoding aminodeoxychorismate synthase component I yields the protein MPEAPRLISLPYLRDSALWFMQVRHLPRAVWLDSGHPGSHYGRYDIISAAPQCWLETQGEYTYIHCNDGDQKQSPEDPFALIKQYLPTCSQQQTKTEPLPFIGGALGYFGYDLGRRLEKIPAYAEADIGLADMQVGIYPWALVQDHGNKQSWLVINEHLSHALPGAYNFLEIEQLLAKTPDPDVFHDLKSFLNHSEKPFKISKFNNNLKVNEYHSALARIHDYILAGDCYQVNFAQRFEAEFQGDPWFAYLALRAILPSPFSGFIQLTEQALLSLSPERFIEVRGSAVETKPIKGTIKRGKTADEDQANAKWLQTSEKNRAENVMIVDLLRNDLSKHCVSVSVPALFELQSFANVHHLVSTITGQLAPSTCAIDVLRDAFPGGSITGAPKIRAMEIIEELEPTRRSVYCGSLGYISVDGQLDTSIAIRTLVCDHQKVYCWGGGGIVADSETEQEYRESIGKVKILMDTLEQYFGQPDLTPHV